Within the Candidatus Woesearchaeota archaeon genome, the region TTTTTTTGTCTTTGTCTGCAATAAACGGCTTCAGCATTTTTACTTTAATCAGTTTCTTATCTTTAAGCTGCCTTTTTATTTCATTCATAATGCCTTCTGTCAATCCGTTCTTGCCGATTCTTACTGCAGCTTCAAGGTTTTTTACCTTATCTTTCAAGCTCATTTTGCATGCTCCGGATGCTCATGACCCAGCTTCTTTCTCTCTTTCAGCTCTTCTATGTGCCTCATTTTTATTTCAAAAATGCTTCTTAAGTCAGCTGAAAATTTCTCAATAAGCAGCGAAACATGCTCTCCGCCGAGGAAATGCGGCAGTATGACATAATCCGCTCCGGCATCATAAAGCTCTAAAGCGTCATCAACATTGTTTGCTGTGACAAAAATAATTGCCTTTTCATTTGATTCCCTTGCCTTTCTTATGATAAGAAGGTTGTCAAACTTGTCCGGGACAGTTGAAATTGACGGCTTCGCAGGGGCCAAGGGCCCCGGCTGTTTGACAAAGGGCTTCCACTTGGCTTCTTTCCAGCCCGAAAACATTTTCAATATGTTAGGCTCTTCTTCATATCTCACAAATACGCTGTAAAAGTTAAGCAAATGCCCGATTTTTTCATAAAGGAAATTATCAAACTTTATGAAGTAAGATGTGAAAAGCATTGTTGCAGTTGCAAGCACCACCGCCATTGAGAAGAGCGCATTGCTTATATGGCCCAGTAATACGCCCTGCATCGCTATTATCAGCGAGAATTCGCTTGTCTGCGCCAGCGATATTGCTGCAATAAAAGACGGCCTTTTTTTATATCCGAAAATGCTGCATATCGTTATTGTTAGTATGGGCTTGACGATCACTATTGCAAGAATCAATGCTATAAGGAGCGGCAGCATGGGCATTATTGTTCCAGGTAATATCTGCAATCCAAGCGAAACAAAAAATATTGTGGAAAAGAAATCCTTTAATGATTTTATTTTGCCTGCTATTTCTATTGAATAATTTGTATTTGCAAGCGCAATGCCTGCAGTGAATGCCCCTATCGCTATTGAAAACCCAAGATAGCTGAACAGTATTGAGAATGCAAATGATGTTGCCAATGCCCCTAAAAACAGTATTTCCTGTGTTTTTGCAGCAAATTTGAACAGGTAAGGCAGCGCGTATTTGCTTGCGGCCCATGAAATCGCAAAAACAGCCAGCCCTTTCAAAGTTGAAACTGCAATATCATACACTCCAAAATGCCCGAGATTCTGTATTATTGACAATGCAAATATTGCAACAATATCTTCCATGAGCAGTATCCCTATTATGATTCTGCCGTGCAGAGTTTCGATTTCACCCTTATCAGCCAATAGCTTTATGACAACCATTGTTGAGCTGAATGCTATGATTAGTCCGAGATACAGGGGATCAAAGCTTTTAAATCCGAAGAGAAATGCAATTAAAAATCCCAGGCCGAACAATGCAGCCATCTGGATTAATCCTCCTGCTGTGCATACTAATGCAACATTCTTAAGCTTCTTGAAATCCATCTCTAAGCCCACAATGAACAATAAGAAAGCTATGCCGATCTCTGATAATGTTGCTATTGATTCATTGTTCACTATAAGCCCTAAAACAGGGCCTAGAACAATTCCCCCGATCACATATGCCGGAATCAAAGGCTGCTTTATCAGCCTTGCCAAGAAGGCTCCAACTGCCGCCACAATGATTATTGCCCCGATATCAATGAATATGTTCTGCATTATTTGCTGCCTCTTTTTTAAGTAAAGTTTCTAAATGTTTTATTTATTTGCATGAAAAAATCCAGCCAACCATGGTGCCTACGGATATGCTCACTGCGTTCGCATATCCTACACGACATCCCGAAGGGACAACCCCTGTCGTGTCGGCACCATGGCTGGATTTTTTCTTTTTTGAACGTGGATGTGGATTTGCCTGACATTTTACCTCTTTATTTTTAGTAAAAATCCTTCTTTGTGCTTTTCAAATTCGATCTTCTGGCCTTTGTCCAGATGCTCGTATTCAGCAAGGACTTTAGGTATTGTTATTATTAACTGCCCTGACTGGAGTTTTTGGATCTTCACCATACTATTATTTTTAATGTTATTTTTGATGTTTTAAGGTATGTTTTAAATGATTATTATATTAATAGTATATAAAGCTTTTGATTTTTAAGCAAAGCGAGAAAACCAAAAGCTAGGAATGAAATGACTCTGGTTGCGGTTTTGATTAGTATTTACTTAATAATAGTTACAAATAGAAAGATTTAAATATTGATCGGGCATTCTTGATGTATATTTTATACATCAAAAGGGGTTCTATAGATATACAGATAGTTCAAAGGTTAAAATTGAAGAATAAACAATTTGTTTTGACCAAAAGAATAGCCAAGCATGGCAGGCAGAACATAATAGTTATTCCTTCATTCTTGCAGGATGAATTAAAGCCAAAGACTATTGTTAAGCTGACGATTGATGTGGTAAGAGAGGGCAAAAACTAATGAGCTCACATATAACTTCAAATCAAAAAACAGTAGATGAGATAGTGGACTTTATACTAGAACATGAAGGCCCAGATTTAGATAGAAGAGCGCGTCCTGAAAAAAAACAAGTTCGA harbors:
- a CDS encoding cation:proton antiporter; amino-acid sequence: MQNIFIDIGAIIIVAAVGAFLARLIKQPLIPAYVIGGIVLGPVLGLIVNNESIATLSEIGIAFLLFIVGLEMDFKKLKNVALVCTAGGLIQMAALFGLGFLIAFLFGFKSFDPLYLGLIIAFSSTMVVIKLLADKGEIETLHGRIIIGILLMEDIVAIFALSIIQNLGHFGVYDIAVSTLKGLAVFAISWAASKYALPYLFKFAAKTQEILFLGALATSFAFSILFSYLGFSIAIGAFTAGIALANTNYSIEIAGKIKSLKDFFSTIFFVSLGLQILPGTIMPMLPLLIALILAIVIVKPILTITICSIFGYKKRPSFIAAISLAQTSEFSLIIAMQGVLLGHISNALFSMAVVLATATMLFTSYFIKFDNFLYEKIGHLLNFYSVFVRYEEEPNILKMFSGWKEAKWKPFVKQPGPLAPAKPSISTVPDKFDNLLIIRKARESNEKAIIFVTANNVDDALELYDAGADYVILPHFLGGEHVSLLIEKFSADLRSIFEIKMRHIEELKERKKLGHEHPEHAK
- a CDS encoding YhbY family RNA-binding protein, translating into MSLKDKVKNLEAAVRIGKNGLTEGIMNEIKRQLKDKKLIKVKMLKPFIADKDKKNAAKELAEKTGSEIVQIAGFTVTLCKKQ